From Hydractinia symbiolongicarpus strain clone_291-10 chromosome 12, HSymV2.1, whole genome shotgun sequence, one genomic window encodes:
- the LOC130622432 gene encoding ETS domain-containing protein Elk-3-like, translating to MEQSHTLCRSSLWTFLHDLLEKDDTKHIVTWTNRESYEFRVINTEELAKTWGRLKGRSNMTYAKFSRALRYYYRKGVVEKVSKKRFTYRFILSNRTQPILQPNKVSSRRPSAIMIEDEISSVSNAITSYSTNLLPISIPSICNTSSQFNDNFHWTYSNNQSNHFGSATSHYQLPVVSTTNLQKSSQRQKSPKEEAIAKLADYLKESTDCELPIFSFASNTVDTVGKEERQQFSNGITPSNNIFSETLNVTSYFFSELSNNQPAPFASRNALPQSGATSSTSPKLQHSDSFDTCSVSSESSYLSNLSQDTSPYCHIELEDSQDAFMPDSCGEQDHTMFAICTDLQDLYEC from the exons ATGGAACAATCACATACCCTATGCAGATCATCATTATGGACGTTCCTTCATGATTTACTCGAAAAGGACGATACAAAACATATTGTGACCTGGACGAATAGAGAATCTTATGAATTTCGAGTCATCAATACTGAAGAATTGGCAAAGACATGGGGAAGATTAAAGGGCAGAAGTAATATGACGTATGCTAAATTTTCGCGTGCACTTAGATATTATTACCGAAAAGGAGTCGTCGAAAAG GTCTCAAAGAAACGTTTTACTTATCGATTTATACTATCCAACCGAACGCAGCCGATTTTGCAACCTAACAAAGTATCCTCACGTAGACCTTCAGCAATAATGATTGAAGATGAAATTAGCTCAGTCAGCAATGCAATAACTTCTTACAGCACGAACCTTTTACCTATAAGTATTCCATCAATTTGCAATACTTCCAGTCAGTTTAATGACAATTTTCATTGGACATATTCAAACAATCAAAGTAATCACTTCGGTAGTGCAACCTCGCATTATCAACTTCCAGTTGTTTCTAcaacaaatttgcaaaaatccTCTCAGAGACAAAAAAGCCCAAAAGAAGAGGCAATCGCCAAATTAGCAGATTACCTGAAAGAAAGTACTGATTGTGAACTACCAATATTTTCTTTTGCATCAAACACGGTTGATACTGTTGGTAAAGAAGAGAGACAACAGTTTTCGAACGGCATTACACCCAGCAACAATATCTTCAGTGAAACTTTAAATGTCACTTCATACTTCTTTTCAGAGTTAAGCAATAATCAACCCGCACCATTTGCATCACGTAATGCCCTACCACAATCTGGTGCAACTTCATCCACTTCACCAAAACTTCAGCACAGTGATTCTTTTGATACCTGCAGCGTGTCCAGCGAAAGCAGTTACCTTTCAAATTTAAGCCAAGACACTTCGCCATACTGTCACATTGAGTTAGAAGATAGTCAGGACGCATTCATGCCGGACAGTTGTGGTGAACAAGACCACACGATGTTTGCAATATGCACAGATTTACAGGATTTATATGAATGCTGA